In Corynebacterium aquatimens, one genomic interval encodes:
- a CDS encoding alkaline phosphatase D family protein yields the protein MERNQELNTHFSPADHSAVPAPQASKRAGSSVGRRTFLRGAGTAAGVIGLGMSSHAFAGAQVGSSVGSSRPLFTPMEGGSSNDPHGGKVDNTPTQSGGTGIVPVDDYPMCAELPFAHGVASGDPLTDRVIIWTRVTLAQRDPNGTPGANMPGEEPEITWKVATDPGMSSVVKQGSQRALAQHDWTIKVDVTGLEPGTTYYYQFTHEGTRSMVGRTRTAAGHGVDQVRMAVLSCSSYWSAYWGGLGHLAKRNDVDLVVHLGDYIYDFIDKDEMVRFRAGAGANRLDHPDNRDWKNLDEVRRRYALHHSDANWVRCHQQHPWTILWDNHDIDPFDGNELTIPDVAIPHTCTLMDTMRAFWEWTPSRPVLADGSGRWLLIDDGSYPVPEDPSLVYRRVDYGDLVSVIGLDAQQGIPKYDDVRGELHKPRTDHLPAGKPSLMGTTQYNYLIDNLQNAQDTGVVWKTIAQQTFFTAVDIPDIVEGSPGSELIKFGLSRWVKYPAEKKLLVDYLRANISNTVMISGDAHGSLGADLLSASAMSNPYVSGVMGVNQRPGAQPGNLNAGAVRTTTGNRKGKNNRWFSAGVEFAPTSMGRGGADDQIGGLLRVGSPAVIAATRAAEQALMGLNFPVQYFEWADHGYGLIHYTRESATFEYWFQNKFDPNSRDVLAHQMIAWAKEDTSHEVPRYPHQMDAVTLHGLPVQATVGTRTSEPAPDAVLQPR from the coding sequence ATGGAGCGTAACCAGGAACTGAATACCCACTTCTCCCCCGCTGATCACAGCGCTGTGCCAGCACCGCAGGCTTCCAAGCGCGCCGGGTCATCCGTTGGCCGCCGGACTTTTCTTCGCGGCGCCGGAACCGCAGCGGGAGTAATCGGTTTGGGAATGTCCTCCCACGCCTTCGCTGGCGCCCAGGTGGGGTCCTCGGTCGGATCGTCGCGCCCCCTGTTTACACCCATGGAGGGCGGGTCCAGCAACGACCCACACGGCGGCAAGGTTGATAACACACCCACCCAATCCGGCGGCACCGGAATCGTGCCGGTGGACGATTACCCCATGTGCGCGGAACTTCCCTTTGCTCATGGTGTAGCCTCCGGCGATCCATTGACCGATCGAGTGATCATTTGGACCCGCGTCACCCTTGCCCAGCGTGACCCCAACGGCACACCCGGCGCGAACATGCCCGGTGAAGAACCGGAGATCACGTGGAAGGTGGCAACGGATCCTGGCATGTCTTCCGTCGTCAAGCAAGGCTCACAGCGCGCGCTTGCTCAGCATGACTGGACCATCAAAGTGGATGTCACCGGTCTTGAGCCCGGCACCACCTACTACTACCAATTCACGCATGAGGGCACGAGGTCAATGGTGGGCCGCACCCGTACCGCGGCCGGACACGGCGTTGACCAGGTCCGCATGGCTGTTTTGTCCTGCTCGTCCTACTGGTCCGCCTACTGGGGCGGACTTGGCCACTTGGCTAAGCGCAACGATGTTGACCTAGTCGTGCACTTGGGTGATTACATCTACGACTTCATTGACAAGGATGAGATGGTGCGCTTCCGTGCCGGCGCTGGCGCGAACCGGCTGGACCACCCGGACAACCGCGACTGGAAGAACCTGGATGAAGTGCGGCGTCGTTACGCATTGCACCACTCGGACGCGAACTGGGTGCGCTGCCACCAACAGCACCCGTGGACGATTCTGTGGGACAACCACGACATCGATCCTTTCGATGGAAACGAGCTGACCATCCCTGACGTGGCGATCCCGCACACCTGCACGTTGATGGACACGATGCGCGCGTTCTGGGAGTGGACGCCTTCGCGCCCCGTCCTCGCCGACGGTTCGGGGCGCTGGCTGCTTATCGACGACGGGTCATACCCCGTGCCGGAAGACCCCTCGCTGGTCTACCGCCGCGTCGACTACGGCGACCTGGTCAGCGTGATCGGCCTGGATGCGCAACAGGGCATCCCGAAATACGACGACGTGCGCGGTGAATTGCACAAACCCCGCACCGACCACCTGCCGGCGGGCAAACCGTCGTTGATGGGCACGACGCAGTACAACTACCTGATCGACAACCTCCAGAATGCTCAAGACACCGGCGTGGTGTGGAAGACCATCGCGCAGCAAACCTTCTTCACCGCGGTGGACATCCCGGATATTGTTGAGGGCTCTCCGGGTAGCGAACTGATCAAATTCGGCCTGTCCCGCTGGGTGAAGTACCCAGCTGAGAAGAAGCTTCTGGTGGACTACCTGCGGGCGAACATCAGCAACACCGTGATGATCTCCGGTGACGCCCACGGTTCCCTGGGCGCGGACCTGCTCAGCGCCTCCGCCATGTCCAACCCCTACGTCTCCGGCGTTATGGGGGTTAACCAGCGCCCTGGCGCGCAACCCGGCAACCTCAATGCTGGCGCGGTGCGCACCACCACGGGCAACCGGAAGGGCAAGAACAACCGCTGGTTCTCAGCCGGCGTTGAATTCGCCCCGACCTCCATGGGACGCGGCGGCGCCGACGATCAGATCGGCGGTCTGCTGCGCGTTGGGTCCCCTGCCGTGATCGCCGCAACGCGCGCCGCGGAACAGGCTCTCATGGGGCTGAACTTCCCAGTCCAATACTTCGAATGGGCCGATCACGGCTACGGCCTGATCCACTACACCCGTGAATCGGCGACCTTTGAGTACTGGTTCCAGAACAAGTTCGACCCCAACTCCCGCGATGTCCTTGCCCACCAGATGATCGCCTGGGCCAAGGAGGACACCTCCCACGAGGTCCCCCGCTACCCGCACCAAATGGATGCCGTCACCCTCCACGGCCTGCCCGTGCAAGCGACCGTGGGCACCCGCACCTCCGAACCCGCCCCCGACGCCGTCCTCCAGCCGCGCTAG
- a CDS encoding LLM class oxidoreductase — MSQSSLLDRSDAPYWSLPGFKGAFREGELTLGLTLPVEEDAEENPKDSLDNQVRLIQKAEAGGFAAVWVRDIPLRVETFGDVGQVYDPWMYLSYLSSVTSTIALGTAAIVVPLAHPLLLAKRAATLDRLSGGRFLMGVATGDRPEEFPAFGIDKGERDEIFRENIAVYRKATTTTYEPIKWSGGKMGGSDVVPTPQATEVPLLATGSCLQTMEWRAEHTHGWLMYHKGLEVQRQNVRNWRTVVSDWADRTGVIGTPAAFKPFAESLWLDIHPDPDAPASGGNFGYRLGRNALIELLRSQREVGINHVMVNFRTSTRPAEEQLDELISHVIPALD; from the coding sequence ATGAGCCAATCCTCCTTACTCGATCGTTCGGATGCGCCGTACTGGTCGCTGCCTGGGTTTAAGGGTGCGTTCCGTGAGGGCGAGCTCACGTTAGGTTTGACGTTGCCTGTAGAAGAGGATGCGGAGGAGAACCCTAAGGACAGCCTGGATAACCAGGTGCGGTTGATCCAGAAAGCCGAAGCCGGCGGGTTCGCCGCAGTCTGGGTGAGGGACATCCCACTGCGGGTGGAAACGTTCGGGGACGTGGGTCAGGTCTATGACCCGTGGATGTACCTGTCGTATCTGTCATCAGTTACATCAACCATTGCGTTGGGAACCGCGGCGATCGTCGTACCACTCGCGCACCCGCTGCTCTTGGCAAAAAGAGCAGCGACGCTTGATCGGCTCAGCGGTGGTCGGTTCCTGATGGGAGTCGCAACGGGTGATCGGCCGGAAGAGTTTCCTGCTTTCGGAATCGACAAAGGCGAAAGAGATGAGATCTTCCGGGAAAACATTGCGGTGTACCGCAAGGCCACTACGACAACATATGAGCCCATCAAGTGGTCCGGCGGGAAGATGGGCGGATCAGATGTAGTACCCACACCCCAGGCGACGGAGGTGCCTTTGCTGGCTACCGGGTCGTGTTTGCAAACGATGGAGTGGCGCGCTGAGCACACGCATGGGTGGTTGATGTACCACAAGGGGCTAGAGGTGCAGCGCCAGAACGTCCGCAATTGGCGCACAGTTGTGTCTGACTGGGCGGACCGCACCGGGGTGATTGGCACGCCAGCGGCGTTTAAGCCCTTCGCGGAATCGCTGTGGCTGGATATTCACCCTGATCCGGACGCGCCAGCATCCGGCGGCAACTTCGGGTACCGGTTAGGGCGCAACGCACTCATTGAACTTCTGCGCTCCCAGCGGGAGGTTGGAATTAACCACGTCATGGTGAACTTCCGCACCTCCACCCGCCCGGCGGAAGAGCAATTGGATGAACTGATTTCTCACGTCATCCCAGCCCTTGACTAG
- a CDS encoding cytochrome c biogenesis protein CcdA, protein MISVILVGFIGGVITALSPCILPVLPVVLGVSVGRKPSHVVAGLVVSFAAIALLGTLLLSALHLPQSVLRWAGVVLLAWVGLGMIFPPVGEVLQKPFDALPRPTALQEKTRGKGGFLIGLALGAVYVPCAGPVLAAVTVAGSTGQIGWNTVVLTVAFAIGSALPLFVFALAGNKIGDKVDAVQSHRKAIGVLILVFTVALALDAPAAIQRALPNWTSSLSNRFENSDLANDALSKVGPTGSGSLQSCRRADPAQLQDCGPAPEFAGLTNWINADQPPSPQDGGVMLVDFWAYACINCQRAGEHITKLYDTYRDSGLTVVGVHSPEYAFEHDLDNVRNAVEKEGIHYPVAQDNDFATWRNFNNRYWPARYLVDKHGNVRQIVEGEGSYAETEKLVRELLIDANPDVDLPEPVEGGEAAGGTKGRNPETYLGTARAEYTKQPGYTDGEHDFGEPAAPERGMFTLNGMWILEEESVQTTSGGHLDINVFAKWVQLVVSGEGEIEVEYPDGAIKSFPVTDGTLDLVKGDTPTEGVLRIRPTAGVKLYSLTFG, encoded by the coding sequence ATGATCAGCGTGATTCTTGTCGGATTCATCGGAGGTGTGATCACAGCATTGTCGCCGTGCATTTTGCCGGTGTTGCCGGTGGTGCTGGGTGTCAGCGTCGGGCGTAAACCGTCGCACGTGGTGGCAGGGTTGGTCGTGAGCTTTGCCGCGATCGCGCTGCTGGGTACGTTGCTGCTTAGTGCGCTGCATTTGCCGCAGTCGGTGTTGCGCTGGGCGGGCGTGGTGTTGCTGGCATGGGTGGGGCTGGGAATGATTTTCCCGCCGGTGGGGGAGGTGTTGCAGAAGCCCTTTGACGCGCTTCCGCGCCCCACGGCATTGCAGGAGAAAACGCGCGGCAAGGGCGGTTTTCTCATCGGTCTGGCCCTTGGCGCGGTGTACGTTCCGTGCGCGGGCCCGGTGCTTGCAGCGGTGACGGTGGCGGGCTCGACTGGGCAGATCGGCTGGAACACGGTGGTGCTCACTGTCGCGTTCGCGATTGGGTCCGCGCTGCCGCTGTTCGTGTTCGCCCTGGCGGGCAACAAGATCGGTGACAAGGTAGACGCGGTGCAGAGCCACCGTAAGGCCATCGGCGTGCTCATCCTGGTCTTCACTGTGGCGTTGGCTCTCGACGCGCCGGCGGCGATCCAGCGTGCGCTGCCGAATTGGACGTCGTCGCTGTCGAACCGTTTTGAGAATTCGGACTTGGCCAATGACGCTCTCAGCAAGGTCGGCCCAACTGGGAGCGGTTCACTGCAGTCGTGTCGCCGCGCCGACCCCGCGCAGCTGCAGGATTGTGGCCCGGCACCGGAATTCGCGGGGCTGACGAACTGGATCAACGCCGACCAGCCGCCGAGCCCGCAGGACGGTGGTGTCATGCTCGTTGATTTCTGGGCGTACGCCTGCATCAACTGTCAGCGTGCGGGGGAGCACATCACCAAGCTTTACGACACTTATCGCGATTCCGGCCTCACCGTCGTCGGCGTCCATTCCCCTGAATACGCTTTCGAGCACGACCTGGACAATGTCCGCAACGCCGTAGAAAAGGAAGGTATCCACTACCCGGTGGCGCAGGACAATGACTTCGCTACGTGGAGGAATTTCAACAACCGCTACTGGCCAGCTCGCTACCTGGTGGACAAGCACGGCAACGTCCGGCAGATCGTGGAAGGGGAGGGAAGCTACGCCGAGACAGAAAAGCTCGTGCGTGAATTGCTTATCGACGCCAACCCCGACGTCGATCTCCCCGAACCGGTCGAAGGCGGCGAAGCAGCAGGCGGTACAAAGGGCCGCAACCCGGAAACTTATCTCGGCACTGCGCGCGCCGAGTACACCAAGCAGCCCGGTTACACCGACGGCGAGCACGACTTCGGTGAACCGGCCGCCCCGGAGCGCGGCATGTTCACTCTGAACGGGATGTGGATTCTCGAGGAGGAATCGGTGCAGACCACCAGTGGAGGACACCTGGACATCAACGTCTTCGCCAAGTGGGTCCAGCTCGTGGTTTCGGGTGAAGGCGAGATCGAGGTCGAGTATCCGGACGGTGCGATAAAGTCGTTCCCGGTCACAGATGGAACCCTCGACCTTGTGAAAGGCGACACGCCCACCGAGGGAGTGTTGCGCATCCGGCCCACGGCAGGCGTGAAACTGTATTCGTTGACCTTCGGCTAG
- a CDS encoding sigma-70 family RNA polymerase sigma factor codes for MTQVLDLDSVDPDRLLESVRAGDKVAFAELYDVLAPQVLGLTTHILRDRAQAEEVTQEVFVEVWQRAHTFDPHRGSAKSWVLRLAKSRAIDRLRSWRSSQARDTDDFNSQLTTWVAAAEDEAQQRLESEELQELIDSIGEPHRSALMLAYFGELTHQEIADATGVALGTAKTRVRDGLQKLRKAVSLKGGL; via the coding sequence ATGACCCAGGTGTTAGATTTAGATTCTGTGGATCCTGACCGTCTCTTAGAAAGTGTGCGCGCGGGCGATAAAGTCGCCTTCGCCGAGCTTTACGACGTTCTGGCCCCACAGGTTCTAGGTCTCACCACCCACATCTTGCGTGACCGGGCCCAAGCGGAAGAGGTCACCCAAGAAGTCTTCGTGGAGGTATGGCAGAGAGCCCACACCTTCGACCCACACCGCGGCAGCGCCAAGTCATGGGTACTGCGGCTCGCCAAATCGCGAGCCATCGATCGGCTGCGGAGCTGGCGCAGCTCCCAAGCCCGCGACACCGACGATTTCAACAGTCAACTGACCACGTGGGTCGCTGCCGCTGAGGACGAAGCTCAACAGCGACTAGAGTCTGAGGAGCTGCAAGAACTCATTGATTCAATCGGAGAGCCCCATCGAAGTGCGCTCATGCTCGCGTATTTCGGGGAACTCACCCACCAAGAAATCGCCGATGCCACTGGCGTCGCTCTCGGAACAGCCAAAACCCGGGTACGCGACGGGTTGCAAAAGCTTCGCAAGGCCGTGTCGTTGAAAGGAGGCCTGTGA
- a CDS encoding anti-sigma factor yields MDKDIEDLFNSAATPVTPPPELKRSIMERIDATDQVADFDTARKNRFGRRLTAAAAAAVVLIAGGGFAVTQFTVDESRESVTAQGVDEMHAIMEADDARQGQADAMGASLDIVISSDMGKGGAMVNGQPALDDGMGAQVWAVMDDGAVESAGVIGQEPHDDVWMPLPGGTASVLVTEEVAAGAAQPTGAVLANVTL; encoded by the coding sequence ATGGATAAAGATATCGAGGACCTCTTCAATTCCGCGGCCACGCCGGTCACCCCGCCACCGGAGCTCAAACGCTCCATCATGGAGCGTATCGACGCCACCGACCAGGTCGCTGACTTCGATACCGCGCGGAAGAACCGCTTCGGGCGACGTCTCACAGCCGCCGCAGCAGCCGCCGTTGTGCTCATCGCCGGTGGCGGGTTCGCGGTCACCCAATTCACTGTGGACGAGTCACGCGAATCCGTGACAGCCCAGGGCGTCGACGAAATGCACGCAATCATGGAGGCCGACGACGCGCGTCAAGGTCAGGCCGACGCGATGGGCGCGAGCCTCGACATCGTGATCAGCTCTGACATGGGCAAGGGCGGCGCCATGGTCAACGGCCAGCCAGCTCTCGACGACGGCATGGGGGCACAAGTGTGGGCGGTCATGGATGACGGCGCCGTGGAATCGGCTGGAGTCATCGGCCAAGAACCCCATGACGACGTGTGGATGCCGCTGCCCGGTGGAACTGCTTCAGTCCTCGTAACCGAGGAAGTCGCCGCCGGCGCGGCGCAACCCACCGGCGCGGTGCTGGCCAACGTGACGCTCTAG
- a CDS encoding ABC transporter ATP-binding protein codes for MIRDLWSMTDRHSKMTLVWLIALATLAALAQGAAFVALLPLLSALAEGDDATAWRFTGVIAGLAAAHAVLSLAAGTVGRANSAAVLSSLLRSLGERVLTLPLGYVTKSTAGRFSEMASSGIAFAASVPHVILRPVIAAVVTPTVIAFGILAVDWRVGLVLVASAPVLFFAYRAIGRVGGESDEAHAEAVAAVSGRLIEFTRGQQAIRAAGDGSAADAMVDEAIQAQHDAFAKATSTQGAAIGRLGSIVHAVFTAAVIVAVAVAATGGMAPAHLAPILIVLVQFTGPITTAGALSGGFGAGRNTLAALRDLRAIPALPEPAAPELPDGHDVEFRGVSFGYGDKKVLDDVSFRAPQGALVAVVGPSGAGKTTVMRLLSRFHDPDSGEILIGGVPLPRIGTDGVNSLVTPVFQETFLFDASVRDNVVFADPGFGSRPGDGDRLREAARRSGVDRIVELLPSGWDNPVGEEGTLLSGGERQRLAIARALLKDSPVVLLDEPTSSLDAATERAIVGTMEALRGDHTVIVVAHRLHTVRDADLIVVLSEDGTVAERGTHDELLAKGGRYAESWACRTGSSPGSRSSSSWTTTTTASEKRG; via the coding sequence ATGATCCGGGACTTGTGGTCGATGACGGATCGGCACTCGAAGATGACGCTGGTGTGGCTCATTGCGTTGGCCACGCTTGCCGCGCTGGCCCAGGGAGCGGCGTTCGTCGCGCTGCTGCCGCTGCTGTCGGCTCTGGCCGAGGGAGATGATGCGACGGCGTGGCGTTTCACCGGCGTCATCGCCGGCCTCGCGGCCGCCCATGCGGTGCTGTCCCTCGCCGCGGGGACAGTTGGCAGGGCGAATTCCGCAGCGGTGCTGTCGTCCCTGCTGCGTTCCCTGGGCGAACGCGTGCTGACGTTGCCACTCGGGTACGTCACCAAGTCCACGGCCGGCCGCTTTTCGGAGATGGCGTCGTCGGGTATCGCGTTCGCGGCGTCCGTGCCGCACGTGATCCTGCGGCCCGTCATCGCCGCGGTGGTTACGCCGACCGTCATCGCCTTCGGAATTCTGGCGGTGGATTGGCGCGTCGGTTTGGTTCTTGTCGCGTCAGCGCCGGTGCTCTTCTTCGCCTACCGGGCCATTGGCCGGGTCGGCGGGGAGTCGGACGAAGCGCATGCTGAGGCCGTCGCTGCCGTCTCCGGCAGGCTGATCGAGTTCACCCGCGGCCAGCAGGCGATTCGCGCCGCGGGCGACGGTTCGGCGGCGGACGCGATGGTGGATGAGGCTATCCAGGCCCAACACGATGCGTTCGCGAAGGCGACGTCGACGCAGGGGGCAGCCATCGGACGGTTGGGTTCGATCGTCCATGCGGTGTTCACGGCGGCGGTGATCGTCGCCGTGGCAGTCGCCGCGACGGGCGGGATGGCGCCGGCGCATTTGGCGCCGATACTCATCGTGCTCGTCCAGTTCACCGGACCGATCACCACGGCGGGAGCGTTGTCCGGCGGTTTCGGTGCGGGCCGCAACACGTTAGCTGCGTTGCGTGACCTGCGGGCAATCCCCGCCCTTCCTGAACCTGCCGCACCGGAGCTGCCCGACGGGCATGACGTGGAGTTCCGCGGCGTGAGCTTCGGGTACGGGGATAAGAAGGTTCTCGACGACGTCAGCTTCCGTGCACCTCAGGGAGCGCTGGTTGCCGTAGTGGGACCGTCGGGAGCGGGCAAGACGACGGTCATGCGGCTGCTGTCGCGTTTTCATGATCCGGACTCGGGGGAGATCCTCATCGGCGGGGTGCCCTTGCCTCGGATCGGCACCGACGGCGTGAACTCGCTGGTGACCCCGGTGTTCCAGGAGACGTTCCTTTTCGACGCGTCCGTGCGGGACAACGTGGTCTTCGCCGACCCCGGATTCGGTTCCAGGCCCGGTGACGGGGACCGCTTGCGCGAGGCCGCCCGGCGATCCGGGGTGGACCGCATCGTGGAGCTGCTGCCTTCCGGGTGGGATAACCCGGTGGGGGAGGAGGGGACGCTGCTGTCGGGAGGCGAGCGGCAGCGCCTCGCCATCGCCCGGGCGCTTCTGAAGGATTCCCCGGTGGTGCTTCTCGACGAGCCGACGTCCTCGCTGGATGCGGCCACTGAGCGGGCGATCGTCGGCACGATGGAAGCGTTGCGCGGCGATCACACCGTGATCGTCGTCGCCCATCGCCTGCACACCGTCCGCGATGCCGACCTCATCGTCGTGCTTTCGGAGGACGGGACGGTCGCAGAACGGGGCACGCACGATGAATTGCTGGCGAAGGGCGGCCGCTATGCCGAGTCGTGGGCGTGCCGGACGGGGAGTTCCCCGGGATCCAGATCCAGCTCGTCGTGGACCACCACGACGACGGCATCGGAGAAGCGCGGATAG
- a CDS encoding ABC transporter ATP-binding protein encodes MDGTVGPWSLLAPIRTRMRAVVALSVLSSVATVASLVGIIDIAMTYPEAPEHRTWLAVVVIVVAATVRMAADGAAGMLSHRADNDLQLHLRRRLVAQIRKLPLGWLDARRSSGIIESVEKDVAAVHQLMGHTVGETVVAVLVPLLSLIALVAVDWRIAAVAVVPVLVTFALMGVMISRGAGLQRDYERASEGVTAAVIELVRGIPVMKSFGRASQGAGRYDAAALSFVRAWSAWSRQSNIYLGLIDVVTSPTTVLAVVCGAGLALRDAAGGIPEGLVAGLVLSLGLSAAIVRVAMNSEPIIAGIAALKSIAEVLSTPPIAEPADPVPARGGALEVRNLVFSYGDGPRVLDGMCATFEPGTLTALVGSSGSGKSTVARLLARFHDPVEGSVLLGGVDLRDIAVRDVHRSVSVVFQDPQLFTLPLRENIRLARRDATDDEIMAAAKLANLDAVIAALPKRLDSVVNVDVTFSGGEAQRVAIARSIVTDAPVLIFDEATAYADPASEALIQSAIERLARSRTVIVIAHRLSTIRNADRILVLDGGAVAEAGTHDELLARGGRYRDLWRAFVLDDEPSAPRGTESDDEKAANR; translated from the coding sequence GTGGACGGGACCGTAGGCCCGTGGTCGCTGCTCGCCCCGATTCGGACCCGGATGCGTGCGGTGGTCGCGTTATCCGTCCTGTCGTCGGTGGCTACCGTCGCTTCGCTGGTCGGCATCATCGACATCGCGATGACGTACCCGGAGGCCCCGGAGCATCGGACGTGGTTGGCCGTGGTTGTCATCGTCGTCGCCGCGACGGTGCGCATGGCTGCGGACGGCGCCGCCGGCATGCTCTCGCACCGGGCGGATAACGACCTGCAGCTCCACCTCCGGCGCCGGCTGGTCGCCCAAATCCGGAAGTTGCCGCTGGGCTGGCTGGACGCCCGGCGCTCGTCGGGAATCATCGAGTCGGTTGAGAAGGACGTCGCGGCTGTCCACCAGCTCATGGGCCACACCGTCGGTGAGACCGTGGTGGCGGTGCTGGTTCCCCTGCTTTCCCTCATCGCGCTCGTCGCGGTGGATTGGCGGATCGCGGCGGTGGCGGTCGTCCCGGTGCTGGTCACCTTCGCCCTGATGGGCGTGATGATTTCGCGCGGAGCCGGTCTTCAGCGCGACTACGAGCGAGCCTCCGAAGGAGTGACGGCTGCGGTCATCGAGTTGGTGCGCGGTATCCCGGTGATGAAGTCCTTCGGACGCGCCAGCCAGGGCGCGGGTCGCTACGATGCCGCGGCGTTGTCGTTCGTCCGCGCGTGGTCCGCCTGGTCCCGGCAGTCGAACATCTATCTCGGGCTCATCGACGTGGTGACGTCCCCGACCACAGTCCTCGCAGTGGTGTGCGGGGCCGGCCTCGCACTGAGGGACGCCGCGGGCGGCATACCGGAGGGTCTCGTCGCCGGGCTGGTTCTCAGCCTTGGACTCTCCGCGGCGATCGTGCGGGTGGCCATGAACTCCGAACCCATCATCGCGGGGATCGCCGCTCTGAAGTCCATCGCGGAGGTGCTGAGCACGCCGCCGATCGCCGAGCCCGCCGATCCGGTGCCCGCGCGCGGAGGCGCGCTCGAGGTCCGGAACCTGGTCTTCTCCTACGGCGATGGGCCGCGGGTCCTCGACGGGATGTGCGCGACGTTCGAACCAGGGACCCTCACTGCGCTGGTGGGGTCCTCCGGTTCCGGAAAGTCCACCGTCGCCCGGCTGTTGGCGCGTTTCCACGACCCCGTTGAAGGCTCGGTGCTACTGGGCGGCGTCGATCTTCGCGACATCGCCGTGCGCGACGTGCACCGCTCGGTGTCGGTGGTGTTCCAAGATCCACAGTTGTTCACGCTGCCGTTGCGGGAAAACATCCGGCTGGCCAGGAGAGACGCCACCGACGACGAAATCATGGCGGCCGCGAAGCTCGCGAACCTCGATGCGGTCATCGCGGCGCTGCCGAAGCGCCTGGATTCGGTGGTCAACGTCGACGTGACCTTTTCCGGTGGTGAGGCGCAGCGCGTGGCCATCGCGAGGTCGATCGTCACGGACGCGCCGGTGCTCATCTTCGACGAGGCAACCGCTTACGCGGATCCGGCTTCCGAGGCCCTCATCCAGTCCGCAATCGAGCGTTTGGCCCGTTCGCGGACGGTGATTGTGATCGCGCACAGGTTGAGCACGATCCGCAACGCCGACCGCATCCTCGTTCTCGATGGGGGAGCGGTCGCGGAGGCGGGTACCCACGACGAGTTGCTTGCGCGCGGTGGCCGCTACCGGGATTTGTGGCGCGCGTTCGTGCTCGACGACGAACCATCCGCCCCGCGGGGCACTGAATCAGACGATGAAAAGGCGGCAAACCGATGA
- a CDS encoding class I SAM-dependent methyltransferase gives MKSIAQIVQNNRRLLAAYEDKVQPRFLSRYALEPMDAAAVYRKLRALDPGPDAPARVLDLGCGTGWLARMPAAESRYRRANIVGYDLSPNAIRIARERAAADGLGARTEFHVADVLAPLGRVSGLLADGGIAYVQTFVEDPDVNERVDMAVMAKMGHRVFRGSELEDLAEANGLKLDGASRAGMVYFCTLAKKSAIGEAGK, from the coding sequence ATGAAGTCGATCGCCCAGATCGTCCAGAACAACCGCAGGCTCCTCGCGGCCTACGAGGACAAGGTCCAGCCGAGGTTCCTAAGCCGCTATGCGCTTGAACCGATGGACGCCGCCGCCGTGTACCGGAAGCTCCGTGCGCTGGATCCCGGGCCGGATGCGCCGGCCCGGGTCCTCGACCTCGGTTGCGGAACCGGGTGGCTCGCCCGCATGCCCGCCGCTGAGTCTCGCTATCGCAGGGCGAACATCGTCGGCTACGACCTGTCGCCCAATGCGATCCGCATCGCCCGCGAACGCGCCGCCGCCGACGGGCTTGGGGCCCGGACGGAATTCCACGTCGCCGACGTCCTCGCGCCGCTCGGCAGGGTCTCCGGGCTGCTCGCCGACGGCGGCATCGCTTACGTGCAGACGTTCGTCGAGGATCCCGACGTGAACGAGCGGGTCGACATGGCCGTCATGGCGAAGATGGGCCACCGGGTGTTCCGGGGCAGCGAGCTCGAGGACCTCGCCGAAGCCAACGGGCTGAAGCTGGACGGAGCCTCACGCGCCGGCATGGTGTATTTCTGCACTCTCGCGAAGAAAAGCGCGATCGGGGAGGCGGGGAAGTGA
- a CDS encoding ABC transporter permease: MIGAIFVHLRRIAHIWLRRPDFWFMTFIAPLVYLFIVNRMFGGLVRQLTGEFELRNAVILVVTAWAFILAITGSSTVFVERSNGFHERLITMPAPYAAVPAARIIAEFIRIMAMTAVVAAVAALLSDGPPEVSWWWRIAVTGAMVAAAAACTGTYIAFSITSPQGSVALIPLIIVAMFVNTVLMPADHFRPLLRGIAGHTPVSAAGEAVNGTGAAGLVVCAAWFLGIAVLAAWGIAVKTRPGESA; this comes from the coding sequence ATGATTGGCGCCATCTTCGTGCATCTGCGGCGCATCGCCCACATTTGGCTGCGGCGCCCCGACTTCTGGTTCATGACGTTCATTGCTCCGCTCGTGTACCTGTTCATCGTCAACCGCATGTTCGGTGGCCTGGTCAGGCAGCTCACCGGAGAGTTCGAACTCCGGAACGCGGTCATCCTGGTCGTGACGGCGTGGGCGTTCATCCTGGCCATCACGGGATCATCCACCGTGTTCGTTGAACGCAGCAATGGCTTCCACGAGCGGTTGATCACCATGCCGGCGCCGTACGCGGCCGTGCCGGCCGCACGGATCATTGCCGAGTTCATCCGGATCATGGCGATGACGGCCGTCGTCGCGGCGGTGGCCGCCTTGCTTTCCGACGGCCCACCGGAGGTGTCCTGGTGGTGGAGGATCGCGGTGACCGGCGCGATGGTTGCCGCGGCGGCCGCATGCACCGGCACGTACATCGCGTTCTCCATCACCAGCCCCCAGGGTTCCGTGGCCCTCATCCCGTTAATCATCGTTGCGATGTTCGTCAACACGGTGCTCATGCCCGCCGACCACTTCCGTCCCCTCCTGCGCGGAATCGCCGGGCACACCCCCGTATCCGCGGCCGGCGAGGCCGTCAACGGCACCGGGGCTGCGGGTCTGGTGGTCTGCGCGGCCTGGTTCTTAGGCATCGCCGTGCTCGCGGCGTGGGGCATCGCCGTGAAAACGAGGCCGGGGGAGTCTGCATGA